The Oceaniferula marina region TTCCCAATGCGGAGTTCTCCGTGGTGGAGCCCATGGCAAATTCATCCATGTTGGCACGGCCGAAGGGGATGGCTCCGGCGTCGCGCAGCTTGCGGATGACGGTGGCATCGTAGGGGGAAGTGTAGGCCCCATCGAGAAACTTGGATGCGCAGGTTGTTGGCAGACCTTTGACATTGATATTGTCTTTGATGGCGATGGGGATGCCGCCGAGCGGTTTACTCAAATCTGCGGTGTTGGCTTCCTGTTTGGCCGACTCCAGATCGTAGGACAGGTAGGCTCCAACGCTGTCGTTTTTCTGGTCGATGGAGCTGGCCAGTGCGTCGAGAATGTCGCCGGGTTGGATCTCTCTGCTGGTCAGTTTGGCCCGCAGGCTGGTGATGCTTTCGGTGGCTAGGGACATGGTGGAAAAGATGGAAGACTTGAAGATGGAAGATAGAAGAATGGGAAGTGGAAGACCTTGGATCAGGAGGGGTCGACGACTTTGGGGACCCGGATCTGGCCGAGTGCGGAGTCCGGGGCATTGCGGAGTAGGTCGGCTTGATTGAGTCCCGGACGCGAAGCATCCTGGCGCAGACGGTCGAAAACCGGGGATGCGTGAGCCGTGGGCTCGATGCCTTCAACATCGACATCCTTGAGCGTTTCAACGTAGCCGAGAATAGCTTCAAGCTGCCCCTGGAAGGTGCTGCATTCCTCGTCGCTCAGTTCGATCCGTGCCAGGTCCGCGATGTAGCGGACATCAATGTGCTCAGTGCTCATGCGGGGAACCTGTCTGCTCGAACGGGAAGTTTCAAGTCTGGATTCTTCCTGTGTTTGTCGGTGGCTTAAAACGAAACCGGGTAAAAATAAATGAAACACCTCGGCTGAGGATTGCGTTCTAGGTTACATGGGTGAATGGAGCTTCGTTCACCTGACCCCCGTGAATATTCAAAATATGAGATGAAGTTATTGCATACTTGTTTGAAATGGGGAGGGCTTATCGCTGTGATCGCCCAGTCACTGAATGGGGCGGTGGATGATCAGGAGATCAAGAACCAGTATGCGGTGCTGTCTGCAGATATTGCCAAGCGGGAGAAAATGGAGCGCTATCGTGATGAAGTGTATCATCCGTCGGCGATGATCGAGACCAGTGACCGCGACCCTCTGGATGTGATTCTGAGGCGCACCCAAGTGTTACTGGATGATATCCGCGAAATGGAAGGCTCTCCTGATTTGGAGGGGATGGCCCGCTCGCTGGGTGCTTTGAAGTCCCGCGGTAAGGAGGTGAGTGTGAAGGACAAGGATGAGCGCTTGGCTGTTTTTGCTCAGGTGCATCGCTTGAGGCGCAAGATTGCCTTTTCCAACCCCCAGTTGGATTTTGATCAAGTTCTGTTTATCAAGCGCCATCGGTCGAAGTTTGATCATATGTGCGACCAGTTTTATGGGGCTGAGGCTGTGCCGGGTGGCGGGCTCTTTGTGTTGTCGGATCCCTTCGGGGAGCAGGCAAAGGTGAGGGATCTTCTGAATGGGGTGGAGCTGGATTCCGGCCGGATGAAAGGGGGGGAGTTAGATGGCGGTAGTTTTCTTTCACCGGAGCTTTCTTACGACGGCAAGCGGGTTTATTTTTCCTATGTGGAATGCACGGGTAAACCGGGCTTGATCACGCACCTGGATCATGCCAAGCGTGGGCACTGGGACCGGGGTCGAAGCTACCATTTGTTTGCTGCGGATTTGGGAGAGGATGGGAGTTTGTCTTCGTTGAATCAATTGACGGATGGGACCTTCAATGATTTTGACCCTTGCCCGCTACCGAATGGTCGGGTGGCTTTTATTTCCGAGCGCAGAGGTGGCTACCTGCGTTGTGGGAGAGCATGCCCCAGCTACACGGTGTTTGACATGAAGCAGGACGGTTCGGATATCCGGGTGTTGAGTCCTCATGAAAACAATGAATGGCAGCCATCGGTAAACCATGACGGCATGATTATTTACACGCGTTGGGATTATGTCGACCGGCATGGGTGCACGGCACACCATCCGTGGATTATGACACCGGACGGCCGGAACTCCCGGGCGATGCACGGGAATTTCTCTATCAAATCAAAACGTGCGGATATGGAGATGGATTTGCGCGCGGTTCCGGGTTCGCCGAAAATTGTGGGCACGGCAGCGCCACATCATGGTCAGGCCTATGGCTCCTTGGTTCTCTATGACCCCCGGATTCCTGACGATGATGCCATGGCTCCGGTGAAGCGCTTGACTCCGGATGTCGGGTTTCCCGAAAGCCAGGGTGGCACTCAGGTGTATGGAACGCCTTGGCCTATCAGTGAAAAATACCATTTGGTTGTGTATGATGCCTCGATGCGTAAGGGAGGGGGAAGGCAAGGAGGGGAATACAAGCGTGGGGATTATGGTATCTATTTGTTGGATGCCTTTGGAAACAAGATCTTACTTTACCAGGATCCGGAGATTGCTTGTTTGAGCCCGATGCCTCTGAGGGCAAGATCCATGCCGCCCGTGTTACCTGAGATGACTGAGCGACTGGCTCAGAACCCGACGATGCACGGCACCATGGCCGTGATGAATGTCTACGATAGCAAGTTGCCGTGGCCTGAGGAAACGAAGATCAAAGCCTTGCGGATCTATCAAATTATGCCGAGTTCGGTGCCGAGTGGGAAGGCGCCGCATCAAACCGGTCGGAGGATTGCCGAGGCCTCGGATTCCGTAAATTTGGCGAGGAAGGTGCTCGGCACCGTGCCGGTGGAGAAAGACGGCAGTGCCTAC contains the following coding sequences:
- the gatC gene encoding Asp-tRNA(Asn)/Glu-tRNA(Gln) amidotransferase subunit GatC, with translation MSTEHIDVRYIADLARIELSDEECSTFQGQLEAILGYVETLKDVDVEGIEPTAHASPVFDRLRQDASRPGLNQADLLRNAPDSALGQIRVPKVVDPS